CAAATATTTCAAACGCCGTTACCACATCTACATTGTACTCCTTTACTAGTTCAGGTAATAAGTCCAAATCCTCACCGTTTGTATTAAAAACGGTATAACCATTCTCTTCCATTATTTTGCTAAATGGATTTCTAACTCCTAAATCGAGAACTGTTGATGAAGCTGGAATATGACTTTGTAAAAAATTAAGTGTATGTGTATATCTTTTCTTAGGAAGTTTACTATACATTTTACTATTTTACAGCAAATGTATTATTATTTTACCTATTATATAAATAAAAAAGAGGGCAAATAATTTTACCCTCCTTATAAGAACTGATTCTTCTTCAATACTTCTTCTTTCTAATATCAATTGAGATATTGTTTTCGAATACAAATATAATTTTCAAATAGTAGTTTATCAACTGTAATATACCTGCTTTTATAAAAAGCATGTATATTTGTATACTCCATGATATACTTTTTATAAAAAGTATAAGAGTTAATTGTTTTTATATGTATCGGTACCTTATTGTTTTCTTGTTATTTACTTTCATAAACACAGGTTATACCCAAAATAATTCTCTAGACTCGATTTACTTAAAAAAAATAGCACTATTTAAAAACACCAATTACGACAGTACTATTTTATACTCGGAAAAATTAGAAAGCTCTTCTAATATTTGCAACCAACTAAGTGGAGCCAATGTCAAAATTTATGCGTTTTATCGTAAAAAAAAGTACAAAGAAGCCCTAGCAAAAATTGAAATTTTAAATGCTAAAATAGACTCTTTACTTAAAAAGGAGGAAACTCCATGCTTTTATGATCATAAAGCTGCCATATACAACCGTTTATTTTGGATTAGTAAAAATGAAGAAAACTATAATCAAGCATATAAGTATTTACTTAGGTGTGAAACCTATTTAAAAGGTCACCCAGTAAAAGATGCTAAAAATTACATGAATAATTTGGGATTAGCTTCTAGCAAAGCCTTGATAAAAAACAAGCTTAATATGCAAGAAGAAGCTAAACAGATTCTTCTAAAAACCTTCTCTGAAACTGAAAACCCTATACTTAACGATTTAAAAAACAAGAACAGTCTAAATTTACTTAAAGCAAATGTTTTAAACTCTTTAGGAAACACGTATTTGTCAATAGCAAATAAAAATGATAATTCAGTATTTCTTGATTCAGCATCATATTATTACGATAAGGCTTATGATGTAACAAAAATATTTGAGCCTTTACATGAAGATTCCGAAATCATATATAGCTTTAGAAAAACAGAAGTTTTAATTGCTCAAAAACAATTTAATAAAGCTATAAAACTCATAAATAACTACAAAAACATTCATAACGGATTTCATTACAAACACAGAGAGTTCTTCCAAAAAACCCTTTGCTTTAATGGATTACACCACTCAGATTCTACCATTTACTATGCCTATAAATTACTTTTTGATAAAAAAGATGAATGTAAGCGTAGTAACTTAATCACTACATATGATATTCTTTCTAAACAATATGACAAACTAAACAAGCAGGATAGCGCTCTAAAATATTCACAAAAAACACTAGAACAATTTCATTTGGCTGATAAAAACAAGGAAGAAACTTTTCATTTACTTTATAAAAACGACTTTGAAAAAGCTCAAAAATTAAACAATTCTTTACTTAAAAAGAAAGACAGCAATACCAATACATTGTTAAGTTTTTTAGGAGGCGCTACCATCCTTACTTCTTTTCTTTTTTTCCTTTTTTATAAGAAAGAAAAAAAGGTTAAGAAAAAACTAATTCAAAAATTAAAAGAAAACACTCAAGAAGATGAAACGTCTAAAAAAGAGTATAATATTGACGATACTTTAGAAGCTAACATCTTGAATGAAATTAATAGAGTTGACAACAATTTTGACTTTATAAAACCTGACTTCTCTATTACAGATATTGCAGAGGCTTTACATACAAATACTACTTATATTTCTTTTGTTTTCAATAAAACAAAAGGTACTACTTTTAAACAGTATTATACAAGTTTAAAAATAGCTTACATTCAGAAGAAGTTAAAAGAAGAGAAAAAATATAGAAATTATTCTATAAAAGCCTTAGCAGAAGAAATTGGATATTCTAACGCCTCTGCCTTCTCTAGAGCTTTTAAAAAACATACAGGTACAACCCCTTCTGAATACATAAAAAATCTAGAGGTTTAACTTTTATATTTCCTTCTATCTTTTAAAAACCATCCTATAGGAATAAGCAAAATCATAGCATATGAAATTAATGAAATCATATTCCCTTTACTTATTACTGTTGGTTCAAACTTAAATTCTATAGTATGTTTTCCTTTAGGTACTATCATACCTCTTAAAACATAATCAACCTGGTAATGTGGTACTAATTTTCCATCAATGTATGCATTCCAACCATCTTTGTAAAAAATTTCAGAGAACACCGCAAATTGCTTACTAGAAGTAACACTCTCATAAACCAATCTTGCAGTATCGTATTCTTTTAATTGAATTGTTGCTATAGAATCTTGAACAATTGACGTTCCTAATTCTTTAATTAAAACATTAGCATTTCCTTTCAAGATATTTACCACCGCCGTTTCTTTCGTTTTTAGTGAATCTAGCGCTTGTATTTCTTCATTTGCAGTTTCTACATACTTCATTTTATCAACAAACCACACATTACCATTGGCTTCTGGGTTTATCTGAACTTCTGTATCACTAACAATAAAATACTTTGTATTAAGCATGTTTAGAGTCTCCACATTATTCTTTGCTATCTGATATTCAAACAACTCTTGATAACGTTTCATTTTAGCTGCATGATATCCTCCTAACGAATTATGGAAATATGAAGTTCTTGCCTCATTTAAAATACTACTTGAAAAATTAGCTACTCTATAATACGATTTATCTTTCAAAATCTTTTTATCTGCTTCATTTGCTACAAATGGTTTTTCCACTTTTCTTGCAGAAGTAAAATCTTCTTTGTTTACATAATTTAAGTTAATGGAAACCAAATCGAACAATACCAAAACAGTAAGTCCTATAATTACTGGTAATCTTTTTACCTTTTGTTTTAAATACAACCAAAGCCCTCCACCAACTAATAGTATTAATACAAAAGATCTTAAACTATCCGAAATCATCATAGACTTCCTATCCGCTATTAAAGCATCAACCAGTTCAGGCAATTGTTGTTGATATTGAGCATCTCTTAATCCTTCAAAAGCAAACAAACTACTTCCTACCAATGCAAAAAACAATGTAATTCCTCCTCCAACATAAAATGCTTTTTTCAATGCAGTTTCTTTTTCTTCTTTTTCTCTATTAGGCGAGAAAAACTCCTTTAAAGCAATTATTCCTAATAGCGGAACACACAATTCTGCAATTACTTGAATAGAAGAAACAGCTCTAAACTTATTATACAAAGGGAAATAATCTATAAATAAATCAGTTAAAAAGGAGAAATTCTTCCCCCAACTCATCACAATTGAGAAAACCGTTGCACCAACTAACCAATATTTTAATTTACCTCGTACTAAGAAAATTCCAAGAAAGAATAGAAAAAACATAATAGCTCCAATATAAGCTGGTGCTTCTACTATAGGTTGTTTTCCCCAATAGGTTAACACTTGACTAGAATAATCTTTCGCCACTTTATCTCCTGCTCTTACCTGAACTGTTTCATAAAAACTAGTTCCCTTATCTAATTTTTCAACTGTTCCTCCTCCCATAAAACGAGGAATTAATAAATTAAAAGTCTCGGCTATACCATAACTATATTCTGTGATATAAGCTTTATCTAAACCAGATGTTGATTCTTTTGGAGATCCATCTGGTGAAATTGTTAACTCAGATTTTCCTCTAGTACTGTAATTAGCATATTCTTTTGTTGCTAAAAGTCGAGTTGCATTTACACTGATTCCAAGTAAACAAGCTACTAAAACAACTCCGGTTTGTTTTACAAACAATGATAGCTTTCTATTTTTAACAGCCTCCAATAATTCAACTAAACCAAGAATTAGTAAACAAAACCCTAGATAATATGTCATCTGTGGATGGTTTGCACTGATTTCTAAAGCCATGGCCAATGAAGTAAGTACAAAACCTAACATATATTTATTTTGATATATGTATAAAATCCCAGCCAATACTAATGGCATGTAACCTATAGCATGAGCTTTCGCGTTATGACCTGCTCCAAATATAATTATCAAGTAAGTAGAAAATCCGAAGGATAAACTTCCCAAAATGGCCAATTTCCAATCGACCTTTAGGGCTGTTAACAAAATGAAAAAACTAAAAAAATACAGAAACAAATAATCTGCTGGTCTTGGCAAAAACCTAATCACCTTGTCTACATAGCGAATAAAATCATTTGGGAAATAAGCGCCTACTTGATAGGTAGGCATCCCTCCAAAGGCATTTCCTAACCAATAAGATTCTTCTCCTTTCTCTGCTCTATAATTAGCAGATTCACGAGCCATTCCAACAAATTGAGTTATATCTCCTTGTTTTATTTTTTTCCCGCTCAAAACAGGATTAAAATATAATACAGACGCAATTGTAAATACGACAAATGCAATAATGTACGGTAAAAATTTCTTAAAGTTCATAGTTAGTCTAGTTCTTCAAAATCAACATACTCTCCTACTGAGTTGTTACTTTGTTTAGTATTTTGAGGCTTTTTATCTATTACAGTTTCTCCTTCATTAACATTAGATTCTTTATATCTATTGTTGTATTGTTGTTCTGCTTTTTCCTGCATTTTATTCATTGCTTTCTTTACTAAGAACGGCGCGAATAACTTAAACAAAAAACGTGTGGCATAGTAAATTACTAATATTATTAATATTGTTCTGATCATATTTATAGGTCCAGCTTCTTGAATATTCATTGTATTTTTTAAAAAAACAATCAAAAATAACAATTTGACACAAAAGCTAGCGTTAAGAGTTTACAAAACTTATCATCTATTATATTTGATATTTTTAATGTATGTTTGTGTAACCTCTTTCAAATTTGGATTTATTTCATGAATAAGAAAATTTTATTTTTCATTTTGCTCCTTATAGCTAGCGCAGTTAAGGCTCAGTATACAAATGTTATTAATTCTAACAGACCTGGTTTTTCAGAGAATCCATATAGTGTTGGAACAGGGGTTTATCAATTTGAATCTAATATTTTTTTTAGAAAAGCAGAGGCTACTCCACTTTTTAGTAACACACAATCATTGGGATTAGATTTACTTTTTAGAACAAGTTTTCTCTACGAAAAGCTTGAATTAAACTTACACACTTCTTTTCAAAATGACAAAATAGCTCTGAAAAATGTTTTTGAAACTTCTCAAACTCAAACAGGACTAGGTAAATTTACTTTAGGAGCGAAATATTTGGTATACGCTCCAGAGTATAATGACAAAGGTAAAGAAATAAGAAGCTGGAAAGGTCG
The sequence above is a segment of the Tenacibaculum sp. 190130A14a genome. Coding sequences within it:
- a CDS encoding YfhO family protein, translating into MNFKKFLPYIIAFVVFTIASVLYFNPVLSGKKIKQGDITQFVGMARESANYRAEKGEESYWLGNAFGGMPTYQVGAYFPNDFIRYVDKVIRFLPRPADYLFLYFFSFFILLTALKVDWKLAILGSLSFGFSTYLIIIFGAGHNAKAHAIGYMPLVLAGILYIYQNKYMLGFVLTSLAMALEISANHPQMTYYLGFCLLILGLVELLEAVKNRKLSLFVKQTGVVLVACLLGISVNATRLLATKEYANYSTRGKSELTISPDGSPKESTSGLDKAYITEYSYGIAETFNLLIPRFMGGGTVEKLDKGTSFYETVQVRAGDKVAKDYSSQVLTYWGKQPIVEAPAYIGAIMFFLFFLGIFLVRGKLKYWLVGATVFSIVMSWGKNFSFLTDLFIDYFPLYNKFRAVSSIQVIAELCVPLLGIIALKEFFSPNREKEEKETALKKAFYVGGGITLFFALVGSSLFAFEGLRDAQYQQQLPELVDALIADRKSMMISDSLRSFVLILLVGGGLWLYLKQKVKRLPVIIGLTVLVLFDLVSINLNYVNKEDFTSARKVEKPFVANEADKKILKDKSYYRVANFSSSILNEARTSYFHNSLGGYHAAKMKRYQELFEYQIAKNNVETLNMLNTKYFIVSDTEVQINPEANGNVWFVDKMKYVETANEEIQALDSLKTKETAVVNILKGNANVLIKELGTSIVQDSIATIQLKEYDTARLVYESVTSSKQFAVFSEIFYKDGWNAYIDGKLVPHYQVDYVLRGMIVPKGKHTIEFKFEPTVISKGNMISLISYAMILLIPIGWFLKDRRKYKS
- a CDS encoding helix-turn-helix transcriptional regulator, with translation MYRYLIVFLLFTFINTGYTQNNSLDSIYLKKIALFKNTNYDSTILYSEKLESSSNICNQLSGANVKIYAFYRKKKYKEALAKIEILNAKIDSLLKKEETPCFYDHKAAIYNRLFWISKNEENYNQAYKYLLRCETYLKGHPVKDAKNYMNNLGLASSKALIKNKLNMQEEAKQILLKTFSETENPILNDLKNKNSLNLLKANVLNSLGNTYLSIANKNDNSVFLDSASYYYDKAYDVTKIFEPLHEDSEIIYSFRKTEVLIAQKQFNKAIKLINNYKNIHNGFHYKHREFFQKTLCFNGLHHSDSTIYYAYKLLFDKKDECKRSNLITTYDILSKQYDKLNKQDSALKYSQKTLEQFHLADKNKEETFHLLYKNDFEKAQKLNNSLLKKKDSNTNTLLSFLGGATILTSFLFFLFYKKEKKVKKKLIQKLKENTQEDETSKKEYNIDDTLEANILNEINRVDNNFDFIKPDFSITDIAEALHTNTTYISFVFNKTKGTTFKQYYTSLKIAYIQKKLKEEKKYRNYSIKALAEEIGYSNASAFSRAFKKHTGTTPSEYIKNLEV
- a CDS encoding DUF4834 family protein — its product is MNIQEAGPINMIRTILIILVIYYATRFLFKLFAPFLVKKAMNKMQEKAEQQYNNRYKESNVNEGETVIDKKPQNTKQSNNSVGEYVDFEELD